A genomic window from Nicotiana sylvestris chromosome 11, ASM39365v2, whole genome shotgun sequence includes:
- the LOC104229903 gene encoding F-box protein At5g07610-like, which produces MSETSLNEISGDRSADFPASVTEITGNADLLTEILLRIPPKSLLRSQTVCKYWYSLISSQSFRRLQCRRKHSSRKVDGLCFCWWVYGNDHLEFIPFNGMPKKQMSMIPLAFKNLATCTTSKLQSLHSCNGLFCINFNLGVANQVYYVYNPSTNQHRLIPLPDMRKNNTFEVMVMNMAFDPMVSDTYRIVCVMKSNGVYEFSVYSSESGVWEDSKEILDIKQYSLARGVFMNGCMHWVSEGGSFLRFDLDSLCFKTMPSTVIPNGLLKRNIRYFGQSGGHLHLIEVQGFSSMSFEVLELESDYSRWFVKYRVDLSALHTAYPLMLSEELDLLDVNRRTCNIVSVIVDDKEQTSRFLVSMPEVIIEYDARRMTIKEVADLGTAKIPVMWEDVSVFEWYDTHQYVETMACV; this is translated from the coding sequence ATGTCGGAAACTTCCTTAAATGAAATCTCCGGTGACCGGTCGGCAGATTTTCCGGCTTCAGTCACCGAAATCACCGGAAATGCTGATCTACTGACAGAGATTCTCCTCCGGATACCCCCAAAATCCCTTCTCCGATCCCAAACCGTCTGTAAATACTGGTATTCCCTTATTTCAAGCCAAAGTTTCCGGCGACTTCAGTGCCGGAGAAAACACAGTTCCAGAAAAGTTGACGGACTCTGTTTCTGCTGGTGGGTTTATGGAAATGACCATTTGGAGTTCATCCCTTTCAATGGTATGCCTAAAAAACAAATGAGTATGATTCCTTTAGCATTCAAGAATCTTGCCACGTGTACAACTTCAAAGCTTCAATCTTTACATTCTTGTAATGGGTTGTTCTGTATTAACTTCAACTTGGGTGTTGCAAATCAGGTGTACTATGTTTATAATCCCAGTACAAATCAGCATAGGTTGATTCCACTTCCAGATATGAGAAAAAATAACACTTTTGAGGTTATGGTAATGAATATGGCTTTTGATCCTATGGTTTCTGATACTTATAGAATTGTATGTGTGATGAAATCAAATGGGGTTTATGAATTTTCTGTATACTCATCAGAATCTGGAGTTTGGGAAGATTCTAAGGAGATATTGGATATAAAGCAATACTCTTTAGCTCGGGGTGTGTTCATGAATGGCTGTATGCATTGGGTTAGTGAAGGTGGGTCCTTTCTAAGGTTCGATTTGGATTCTTTGTGCTTCAAAACTATGCCTAGCACTGTAATTCCTAATGGCTTgttgaaaaggaatataaggTATTTTGGGCAGTCCGGTGGACATTTGCATCTTATTGAGGTACAAGGTTTTAGTTCAATGAGTTTTGAGGTTCTCGAGTTGGAGAGTGATTATTCGAGGTGGTTTGTGAAGTATCGTGTTGATCTTAGTGCTCTGCATACTGCATATCCACTGATGTTGAGTGAAGAACTTGATTTACTAGATGTGAATCGTCGAACGTGCAATATTGTATCTGTTATTGTCGATGACAAGGAACAGACATCAAGATTTTTGGTAAGCATGCCAGAAGTTATTATTGAATATGATGCTCGTCGTATGACTATCAAGGAGGTTGCTGATTTAGGGACAGCGAAGATCCCGGTCATGTGGGAAGATGTTTCCGTGTTTGAATGGTATGACACCCACCAATATGTTGAGACAATGGCTTGTGTCTGA